A window of Gossypium raimondii isolate GPD5lz chromosome 7, ASM2569854v1, whole genome shotgun sequence genomic DNA:
aatttaagtataaaatatcCACTAATACATACTGAAActtatgcataaaattttataatgtagatcaattcaaaatatacGATGAGCGCTCGTGGAACCCACGGTTGTGGTATTCATGGGCGCAGTAGAGGCCATAAGGGGATTGAGCTGAGTCTTACTCTCTAGGTAGTATGTCAAATTTGGACACGAGTGGGACACCAGTTTCACTTGCTATTGAAACTGGGTCTTAAAGCCCCTCGGGTGGGGACGACGCACTGTCTCAAGCCATGTTGAGAGTGTTAAAGAGGGTTGTTGGACCCCATTCTAGATCTGGAGACAGTGGGTCGGTAATTAAACGACTCCGATCCAATAGAGTTGAGCTGTTTAGGGGTGTCACTAGAGGGCCCTTATTGTGGCCTAGTATTGGTTAGAGGCCACTAAGAGGATTATGAACGATATAGACTGTACTCCtgagaaaaaactaaaatgtgtAGTCTATTTGCTTCGTGACaaggcatatcagtggtggttgTCGATTGAGGAGGGTACTCAATTGGATCGTCTGAGCTGTGATTATTTTAAGACTACCTTTCAGGGGAAATATGTGGGCGCGAGCTATGTTGATGCTCGTAGGTGTGAGTTTATGAATCTCACGCAATGCGATAAAtctgtggccgagtatgaggccgaGTTTCTGAGTTTGAGCCTCTACACTCGAGGCatggtggcatctgagtatGAGAAGTGCATCCTTTTTTAGGATGGCTTGAGGGATAATCTAAGGGTATTAATTGCTCCATAGAGGAATCTAGGGTTCGCAGTTCTTGTGGATAAGGTGAAGATTGCCGAGGAGGTTAAGTGCGTGGAGCGCCAAAATAGGGATCGTGAGAGAtgcaagaataagagggattcagagccctctAATTCTGTTCAAAGGTTTAAGAAATGGACAAAACATAATGGGCCTATTAAAGTGGGGGTTCCTGTTGGTCCTACTCGTATTCAACCATGTGGTGATTGTGGTAGGCGCCATCCGGGCGAGTGTTAAAGGAGGTTAAGAGCTTGCCTTAGGTGTGGATCTTTAGAACATTGGATTAGAGAGTGTCCACAGCGTActgatcagatgcaagcttcaGGACCGAGTTTTGTACAGCCTTAGAGGGCAGTTCAATAGCCACTTAGGGGCCGTGGACTGGCTAcgggtggtaatggtatggaCCGAGGACAGAGAGCAACGAGTAGAGGTGCTAATCAGACTTAGGCAAGGCAGCCTGCATTAGTTTATGCTGCTCGACGTTGAGAGGATAGAGACGCTCCGAATGTGATCACGggtatgttctttatttttgatgcCTCATTTACTGCTTTGATAGACATATGTTCTACCCATTCCTATGTAGCTAGTACTGTTTCcaagaaattggggatttttgttGAGTGTGCTTCTAATGAGATTACTATACTAAGTCCGTTGGGGTAGTTTGTTCGAGTAAATACACTTTATAGGAATGTTTTGTTAGAAGTACAATAGACTGTGTTTCTGGAAAATTTGATGGAGCTACCGTTTGGGCAGTTCAATTTAATTCTAGGTATGGGCTGGTTAGTTGAGCACCGAGTTAGCTTGGATTGTATGACTAAGAGGGTTGTTTTAAGGACTGTGGAAGATAAAGAAGTGGTTGTGATCGGTGAGTGTCGAGATTActtgtctaatgtgatctccGCTATTGTGGCTGAGAAATTGGTTCAGAAAGGGTGTGAGGCATTTTTGGCCTACGTTAGTGTTTCAATTTCTAGGGACTCTTCTATTAGGGATATCAAAATAGTAAGGGAATTTCTGGATGTTTTTCCTGAAGAGTTACCAGGTTTACCTCTGAATCAAGAAGTTGAGTTCTGCATTGAGCTTCTACCGGGTACAGCTCCGGTGTCCATCGCTCCATACTGTATGGCACCGAAGAAGCTTACAGAGCTTAAGGTTCAACTTTAAGAACTTCTGGATTGTGGTTTCAACCGCCTTAATTTGTCTCCGTGGAGGGCACTAATTatgtttgtaaagaaaaaagatggtacCATAAGGATGTGTATTGACTACCGGCAGTTGAATAAACTGAATGtgaagaataaatatccacttcCGAGGATCAAcaatttatttgatcagttctAAAGGGCTTCAGTGTTCTTGAAAATAGATATCCGTTCTAGATATCATCAGCTCAGAGTTAAGGAAACTGATGTTCATAAGACGACATTTAGGACTCACTATGGGCACTACGAGTTCTTAGTTATGCCCTTTAGTTTGAGGAATGCTCCGGTtgcattcatggatttgatAAACTGAGTCTTTCAATCGTATATGGATCAGTTCATCGTAATCTTCATCGACGATATTCTGGTTTACTCtaagactgaggatgagcatgatgagtaTATTAAAGTACTGCTTCAGATACTCCAAGAGAAACAACTCTACGCTAAGTTGAGCAAGTATGAGTTCTGGTTGCGCGAGGTAACTTTTCTGGGGCACGTGGTTTCTGCTGAGGGGAACTGAGTTGAACCTAGAAAGATTGAGGCGATTCTTGATTGGAAACAGCCTAAGAATGTATCTGAGATTTACAGTTTTTTGAGTCTTGCGGGATATTATCGACAGTTTTTCGAGAGGTTTTCTTTGATTGCAGCTCTTTCAACTAAGCTTCTGTGCAAGGGTGTTCCTTTTGTCTGGAATGATGTGCAACAATCGAGCTTCAAGAAGCTTAAGTCTATTCTGACTCAGGCTCCTATTCTGATACAGCCTAAATATAGTAAGGAATTTGTAGTGTATAGTGATATGTCGCACGTCGATTTGGGATGTgtactgatgcaagatggtaatATTATGGCTTATACATCCCGTCAGCTTAAGTCACACGAGGGAAATTATCTAACACATGATCTTGTATTAGCTGCTGTGGTATTTGTGTTAAAGAATTAGAGGCATTACATGTacggtgagaggtgtatcatctataccgatcataagagcctcaagtacctctTTACTCAAAATGAGTTGAATCTTAGACAGCGTCGATGGATTGAGTAGCTTAAAGACTATGACTGCACGATAGAGTATCATTctagtaaggccaatgtggtggccgatgctCTCAGTCGTAGAGCGATGACTGATTTGAGAGCGATGTTCGCTCATCTTAGTCTGTTCGATAATGGGGGTCTGT
This region includes:
- the LOC105762355 gene encoding uncharacterized protein LOC105762355, with the protein product MGWLVEHRVSLDCMTKRVVLRTVEDKEVVVIGECRDYLSNVISAIVAEKLVQKGCEAFLAYVSVSISRDSSIRDIKIVREFLDVFPEELPGLPLNQEVEFCIELLPGTAPVSIAPYCMAPKKLTELKFIVIFIDDILVYSKTEDEHDEYIKVLLQILQEKQLYAKLSKYEFWLREPKNVSEIYSFLSLAGYYRQFFERFSLIAALSTKLLCKGVPFVWNDVQQSSFKKLKSILTQAPILIQPKYSKEFVVYSDMSHVDLGCVLMQDGNIMAYTSRQLKSHEGNYLTHDLVLAAVLKDYDCTIEYHSSKANVVADALSRRAMTDLRAMFAHLSLFDNGGLLVELQFRQVESGSTSDFGLNKDGVLCFRGQQVKAEHQLPSGLLQPVKIPLWKWERVTIDFVSRLPLTPIKKDSVWVIVDRLTKFAHFILVQTDYSLQKLVKLYISEIVRLHRVPISIISDRDHRFNYWFWRKLNEDLGPELVSETEDKVRLIRDRLKAASDRQKSYANMKRRDIEYSVGDFVFLKFSPCKKVLRFGRKGKLSPRCNTPNLHPSPKQGYRIL